The stretch of DNA TGAAGAAGCACAGAAAGGTGAGTGTGCGCCAGCAGCAGGACCACCACTTCACATTTAATCTGCAAATGTGCTTCTTCACAAGTGCTTGTTTGCAGTCGGCAGTGAACACCGCCACAGCCAGTGTTTACATATGGAAGTGATAAAGCGTGAGTGGTGCTGGATGCAGGCGTTTCTCAGAGCTTCCCTGAGATTCTCTACATCCACTGTAAAACATGATCCTCTTTGCTGGAGCAGGGCAGAACAGAGCTGAATGACATGCATGTATGCCTCTAATCACCACTACTACAAGCAGCTCTGATGATGATTACCAACTGTAACCATAGTCATAATCAGCTCATAGATTTATAATTATGATCTCAGCAGGCATATTTCCTCCTCTACATAATCTTCTCTGCCTGTCTCAGCTTAGAATCCATGACTGAACAGGCCTGATTTTATTGGCTCTTGTTTatggttttgtgttttgctgattGTGTATGTTTTACACCATCTGACTAAGGTATAATCCATCCCCTGCCAGTTGTCATCTCACTTCTCAGCGCTGACCTTCCAACCTCCAAAATCAGAGTTTAAGGTGGATGTGCAGCATTTTATTGATTGATGATGGTCATTCACACAGATGGTAACATTTCACCTGGCTGCTCCAGTATCGTTCTGAAGAACGCTTATTTCTGTTACAGTGGTCACAGTTTGACCTTGTTTTCTTTGCTTCAATACACAGCTGCACATGTAAAGGTGCATTTGTTAGTGGCACTTTGTCTTCTGTCTATTAGGTTCAGTGTAGTTTGTTTGTGCGGCATCTTTGAATTACAACGATTGTAATTTAGCACCAACTGTGTCACCCAGTAATAAATAAACTGGGCTGCCTTGGTTTGTCACCTCACACCAGCTCAGACTTGCCTCAGCACAGTTTTTCAAAGAGACATGATAACAACCCATCACCATTTGTTTCTATCACACTTCAGCATTTCACAAGGCAGGCCGGCAGAACGAAGCTGTGAAAGTCTCCGAGCAGCTTACCCACAATGCAGTGGTGGAGAACAGGTTCAACGATGCCGGCTATTATTACTGGGCGCTGTCCATGCAGTGTTTGGACATTGCCAGAGGTGAGGCATGCTGTATGTTGAGTGCTCTGAGTTTGACCTGTAGCCTTTCTAACTGTAAACCTGTGTTTGTCCATTTGTTCCAAGCAGAAAGTGAAGAACAAAGGGGTGAAATGCTGAAGAAGTTTGAGCGTTTCCAGCATCTAGCTGAGCTTTATCATGTCTATCACCCAATTCAACGATACACGGTGAGAGTGGGACACTTTACCAACCTAACTCTTGTTTAAACAGACCGAACAGAACCGGCAGCTGTCAGGCTGAGATGACCTCATCATTGAAACAGTTTCCAGTATaaggttctgtttctgtttgggTACAATcaaacactacttcctgttatGCTTCTTTCCACTTAAAGTATTCTGACTGTTTCTTCCCAACCTTTAATGTTTTATACTCGACTTTCTCCAGaccactttgtgtttgtgtggagtttCAGCTCTGAGATTATATCAGTACAAAAGAACTCAGGGTAGAAGAGAATTTGTTTGAGCTTATTAAGTAAAGTCAAGAGAAGAATAAGCTGAGGTTATCAAATTTAGCCTGAGACCTCTGAAGGGGAAGTAATCAGCTTAGATTAGTCAGAAACTGCCCCTTTTTGTGTCATCTCACAGGAAGCCAACCAGGTTCTAAACCTCTAGTAGAGATGAATGCTCCCtcttttaaaatttaaaatgttttgcactGTGGACCCTCACCATGACCGTCACCATGGTAACCTGCTGCCTGATTGATCATGATGACCACCTGGTCAGTGCCTTCTCCGAGCCCCCAGACCTAACCCACTTACAAACGAGCGCGTGCTGGTTATGGGCTTTGTGTGGGGGGGCCTGGCCTGTGTCAGTGTCTACAGTTTGTTGTTGTAGCTTTCTGCTCAGCTTTGGTCTCACCCTCCAACACAGAGTCATCActgtgatccagaccagagcagGAAACCTCCATATCTTACCTAACTCTCCTGGGCAGGCACGATACATCGATACTGTGTTGACTTTTGGGATGACCTGAAAATGAACCTATTTATGTTCAAAGCTTTCACTACTTCATAGAACATGATACACAAAAATAATACAGTCAATGAGGgatggagctttttttttttttttttttagttttcttcaTCAGTTTACCTGTTTTCATCTTCAGGACGAGCCTTTCAGCTCCCACATGCCAGAGACACTCTTCAACATCTGCAGGTTCCTCTTAAACAACCTCACCAAGGACAAACCACCCGGCATCTCCAAAGTGTATCCTCCATGTGATGAAGTGGCCCTTACATTAAATATTTTCAGGAACATTATCCTGAACAGATGACTGGCTGACAGCGAAGTGTTAGGAACTAGCTAGAAGGCGGGTTGGAGCTGGCACCACCGCAGAAACTGTGCTGCTGCcgagaaaaagaaaagggatgatgatgatggggagAAGGAGACAACACCAGTTATCCAAACAAAGGCTTTGATTAACCAGCACTGTGCATATGTAaacatacagaaacactaaacaatgCGCTTTAATTTGAAACAATCACGCAGACAATCTGCTGTAGTGGAGTGTGGTATGAGGAAGGAAAGCCCTGCCTTAGAGGAGGAAATCAGGCTGGTGCTGACGTCCCCTGGGGTTCAGCTCAAAGTCTTTGAACTTAGATTTATAGACTTCGTTGAACTCGGTTTGAACAATTACACACAATGTCACAGCTGAACTAAACAACTTATACAATAGGAGGACATGCATTTATCAACAGGCCTAACTGTGGAACAGAACTGTGTGTGGGAGCAGTTGGAGAGTAGTTGAgtgcagaggaagaaagaggagtaGTGTTAAGTTGtaggtgatggaggagagccagctcagagctgctgcagctgcagctcgttGACCTGTCATTGCCGCTCTCACAGCGCCACTCCTAACAATCTGTCtctatataaatacaaataagcaTTCATTTTCTGTCAGCTCAAACGCAACAATATCCACAGGAAGCTACAGTCACTTTATCACTTTCAGGGCGTTTAGCTGACTTCAGCCTATCCATGGGTTGATGTTGTTCCTTGATCAGACTGTCAGTTACACCTTGTATGCCTTGGCCAAGCAGAGCGTGAAGCTCGGGGCCTTTAAACTTGCCAGGTATTCCTTCGAGAAGCTCCAGGAGCTTCACATCCCCTCGCGCTTCCAGGACGCTACAGAACTGGGCTCCCTCAAAATTCGTGCCAAACCTTTCCATGACAACGAGGTGCGTTCCAGTGGTTGTTGTTCATGGTGCCTGTTTGTCTGGATGATAATGGTCCATGTGTTCAGGAACTCATCGAGGGCATGATGTGCTACCGCTGCTCCACAACCAACCCTCTGCTGAACAACCAGGGGAGTGTGTGCATCAACTGCAGGCAGCCTTTCATCTACTCTGCCTCATCATACGGTGAGCGTGATTCTTCATGTTCAGAACCTTCCAGAGAAGATCCGATTCTGTTCctgatgtgttgtgttgtgcacaGAGGTTCTGCCCCTGGTGCAGTTTTACCTCGAGGAAGGCATCAGAGACGAGGAGGCTGTGTCTCTGATTGACCTGGAGGTTCCTCACATGGATCAGGAGCAGGACACTGGTACATCTGGACATCTGTTAATAATTCATGTAAAGAGATGATTGGTGTGAACTGTCACCGCCACAAGGCACCATCTCCAGATTAAAGCAGCCTCTGCTGTGTCACCGCTTTAAAAAGCTGTTTAGTCTGCGTTGGCCTCGATCCTGTGACGGTGGGTAAGCTGTCACAGCTAAGTCATCTTAGCTCTGGAGCTAATAGGGTTAGTGAAGCTCTCCCGTCTCACCTTAATGACACTAACCCTTTGAGAGCCACAGCCACAGACCTGGTGCAGGGATTAACCTGCATTAGCAGCAAACACTCAAGGGCACCGAGGCCTGTTCTGTTCTTTAGCAGCTACGACATGACAGACAAGCATGACTGATGGCTACTGAACACTGCTATTATGAGGCTCCCTTCAGAGACTATTAAGAGTCTTTGGAGGATAATTATTCAAagtttttcacattaaaattaCACAGAAAGCATCACAGTTATAAAAAACTGTTTTCCTGATATAAATgaattagtttttttattgatattatttttgtcttttatgcCGATTAGACTCTCAGTGTTTGAGGATGGCTGTTAGTTTGGATGATGCAGAAGAAGATCCGTTTACAGCCAAAATGAGCTTTGAGGTAATGAAGGACAACATAGATGAGCTAATTAATATTccaccagctggaggaggccatgaTAGAgcctgtgtctgcgtgtgtgtgtgtgtgtctgcgtgtgtctgcgtgtgtctgcgcgtgtgtgtgtgtgtgtgtgtgtgtctgtgtgtctgcgtgtgtgcgtgtgtgtgtgtgtgtgtgtgtgtgtgtgtgtgtgtctgcgcgtgtctgcgtgtgtctgcgtgtgtgtgtgtgtgtgtgtgtgtgtgtgtgtctgcgtgtgtctgcgtgtgtctgcgtgtgtgtgtgtgtgtgcgtgtgtgtgtctgcgtgtgtgtctccgAGCAGCAGGGGGGCTCCACCTTCGTCCCGGTCAAGGTGAGCCGCTCGGTCCTGCGCTCCATGAGCAGGAGGGACGTCCTGATCAAACGCTGGCCCAGTCCACTCAAATGGGAATACTTCCGCTCCCTGCTGCCCGACGTCAGCATCACCATGTGCCCCACCTGCTTCAAGGTACAGCGTTCAGTGAAACCGCCTAAAGTCGCCTGGAGTGAACCACCGAATCTGTTTGAACagttcttttgtgtgtttttctcagaTGTTTCACAGCGAGGACTACGAGCTCCTGGTGCTTCAGCACAACTGCTGTCCTTACTGCCGCAGACCCATCGACGAACCAAACTGTTAAAGCCAAAACTAGAATGGCTGTTTTTTAACAACACAGGTTTTTgtacttttctgttttgttgtacaGTTTTCATTATCAAATATTGGTCCAAGGATTGTAAGAAAGGATCAGGATCAGTGATCTGTTAAAACATAACTATCAATAGAATTTAAAACCCTATTTTAGATTAATAAAATACATCTTCTTGTTatgaatttgttttttaaaagtcTTTCAGAAACTGTTTTTGGTATGACGAGAACTTTCACTCCTCCAGACTAAACTTTAGGATTTGTGCTTGTGAAATGGAGAGCAGCGGTGAGAATGCGTCGTTTGAACGGTCGGCTCCGCTGCTTCTGATTAAACCTACGGCGGTCTTGAGCTCTGCATTATGCAGTGGTTAGGGATTAGGACTCTGTGGATGCAAATAAGCTGGGCTCCTGAAATACACATCATTTGTAGTAGGTCCACTCTGAACAAATGGCAGAGGATGCTCCCCTGTTCCCTTTCCTCCTACACAGTTCACTCATTTCATTCATGACAGTAATGATAGGGtacagactgcagcagctgtcaccTTTAACCTTCAAATCGCTCACTATACTGCACAGCTATTTACTGTTTTCTCCTGTAAtgctttaagtgtgtgtgtgtgtgtgtgtgtgtgtgtgtgtgtgtgtgtgtgtgtgtgcgcgtgtttctgtgtgtgtgtgcgtgtgtctgtgcgtgtttctgtgtgtgtgtgtgtttctgtgtgtgtgtgtgtgtgtgtgtgtgtgtgtgtgtgcgtgtttctgtgcacgtgtttctgtgtctgtgcgtgtttctgtgtgtgtgtgtgtgtttctgtgtgcgtgcgtgcgttaaTTCCATCTCTGCTAACACAACTCAAGCACGTCTTTAATCCGACTGGCCGGTTAAAAGGTGCCGCACCTCCTCAGGGGGCTGCAGAGCAAATCTCGCCTCTGCAGGATCCATCCCCTATTTGCACATCAGCTACGCAACAAGGCTCCTTTCACCACATATATTTTATTCTGAGGCGCAGTGTCGGCGTCTCAGAGGAAGAGAAACCATCACCAGCGGCAACCATGAACGGCACCGAGGGGCCCAACTTCTATGTGCCCATGTCCAACAGGAGCGGGGCGGTTCTCAGCCCGTTTGAGTACCCGCAGTACTACCTGGCTGAGCCCTGGAAGTACTCCCTGCTTGCCGCATACATGCTGTTCCTCATCATTACGGCCTTCCCCATCAACTTCCTCACCCTTTATGTCACCGTCAAGCATAAAAAGCTGAGAACCCCTCTGAACTACGTCCTGCTCAACCTGGCGGTGGCCGACCTCTTCATGGTGGTGGGAGGATTCACAGTCACTCTTTACACAGCGCTGCACGGATACTTCAGCCTCGGGGTCACTGGCTGCAACATAGAAGGATTCTTTGCTACCTTAGgaggtaagtgtgtgtttgactgagaCATTATGAAGGGAAAATGGTTCAAACCTTTATTTTCTTACACAGAAGTAAATGACAGGAAGCTCTTGCTTTGTTTTGGGTCTCAGGAGAAATcgctctctggtctctggtggttctggctgtCGAGCGCTACGTCGTGGTCTGTAAACCCATGAGCAGCTTCCGCTTCGAGGACAAACATGCCATCGCAGGGCTGGCGTTCACATGGATCATGGCCTTGACCTGCGCCATGCCTCCTCTGTGTGGATGGTCCCGGTACCGTCTCCCCATGAAGCACCACAGAggttcacacacatacagtaacaaacgCTGGTTGTGATGTCGCTGATGGATTCTTCATCATGTGTGAATGCAGATACATCCCAGAGGGAATGCAGTGTTCCTGTGGGATTGACTACTACACTCCCAAGCCCGAGATCAACAACACCTCATTTGTCATCTATATGTTTATCCTCCACTTCTCAATCCCCCTCTTCATCATTTTCTTCTGCTACAGTCGCCTGCTCTGCACAGTGCGAGCGGTAAGAACACCGGCTGGATTCACTATTAATAATAGGGATGTGATGCCTCGTATTTCTCACTAGAGaaattatttttcctttttgcctTACATCCTCCACAGGGAGGTTAGAACATCAGAGCAGTGTCTCTGGAGAGGGACGGGATTTACTGGCTCAAGGACACTTTAGGAGCACAGCTCATTGCCAGCGTGGCGGCTTATGTCCAGGTCCAGTCAGCGCTCACTGTCGACCTGCTGCCCTCATTAAAAATACTATTAAAGATTAATGATACACAGGGAGTCGCAGATAGAAATAAAGGCTGCTGAGGACAGAAATCTATTGTTTGGTCTGAACAGGTTGACTATTGGTTTATATTTGCATTATAGATCAGTATTTCCATTTGTCcaggctgcagcccagcagcaggagtcaGAGACCACGCAGCGAGCGGAGAAGGAGGTGACGCGCATGGTCATCGTCATGGTGATCTCCTTCCTGGTGTGCTGGGTGCCCTACGCCAGCGTGGCCTGGTACATCTTCGCCAACCAGGGCGCCGAGTTTGGCCCAGTCTTCATGACCGCTCCCGCCTTCTTCGCCAAGAGCGCCGCGCTGTACAACCCGGTCATCTACATCCTGCTCAACAGACAGGTGAGTGAAGTATGTGAGATGCTGGGGTGTCTGTCCCCACCCTCAGGTTTATGCTGCAAAGCTGTGACAAAGCCTGCTAAACTGCTAAACTGTATGAAATATGCATCAGTATCAATGATCCACAAAAATGAAATACATCAGACACAGCAGacagtattttacattttccttGTAATAGAGCATTTTTATGCTGTGAAAAGACTCCAGGTTTCATGTATTAGTGCTTCCACTTCATTAAAGGAGCTGAATGCTTCTTCATCCTCTGACTAAAGAGGGGGATGTGATTGTAATGTTCTTTTTTGTGGCCTCCAGTTTAGAAACTGCATGATCACCACAGTGTGTTGTGGAAAGAATCCATTTGAGGACGATGAGGCTGCTCTGTCCAAAACCCAAATGTCATCTGTCTCTACAAGCCAGGTGGCCCCTGCTTGACCAGCTCGTCCTCTTTAATGGCCATCTGTCCCCACACACCTAGTTTTTTCTCCCTATTTCTTTTGATGTTACCAATGTTGAGGTggttagttgtttttttttaacataaacaGATGGACTAGAAAAGATCCTCTGTGGGGAGAAATCCCCTGCAAGACACTATGTGTGTGGTGGATGTTAATGTGCTGGAGTGGACGTCATTATGTCAGTGTgtacatgcatttatttattgtgtgaagaCTTGTGGAAGCTGCTCTATGtcctgcaataaaaaaaaagtctgcaCAACTTTCCCCTTATTGGCTTTTTCCTGAGAACATTTACAAGGCTTTCTGAGAATTTCCAGATGCTGTTTGGTGGGTTTTTGGGTGTCAGGCCAAATGTTAATGCTTTTCAAATGTTCCAATTCACTGTGTGGTAATGCATTTGGAAATGAAGCTCTTTGAAAAGCAGCACAATAAACATCGTCATTATCGTCATTGCTTTAAAATCCTAAATACTGTAATTTATTTCACAAACTCGGACAAGTCATTTGGCATCACAAATACAGTCTCTCTTCAGATTATGTTGAGCTCACATTTTTTTCCATAAATGTAAATTTCCCTCTTTTAAAGTGGTCACAATCCAACATagtattcattcatttacaagCACACTTTTATAGTTATGCAGTTCTTCCCAGCAACTACACTGCATTTGATTTTGATAAATCTGGTCGTTCATTGTCCTCTCTCTCTACTCCTCCTCAACCCATCATCAGCCCACAAAGCACACTGGGACATTGTTCAGTCCGCTGATGGAGCGAGTCACCCATCTTCAGCAATCACACCTGAGAACATTGCAGGCTTTAGGACATAAGAGGAGGGCATCACGGTCCTTTCTACTCATCCTGATGAACAGGCCTCTTGAAAGCATCATTACACATCTATAAATATTGCTATGGACATtataatacagtacagtgcatcATTGGCTCGTTCCCTTTAGCAAAGGGCTCAGTGCGGTAAGATTGCCACCAGGGCTTACTGTAGGTCCCAAAAACTGCAAAGACATCGCCATTGTCCTACATCTTCCCTCTGCAGCACATATGACGCCACCAGGAAAGATCTGGGAAAAATGTCTTGGCATTTCCAGCTGAGAGCAGGAACCCACCACGATGGATAAAGCTTCAGAGGCAGGTTTAGGTCCTTTGCTTTGCCACTTTTTACGCTCGTAGTCTGCAAATAGTAATGACACTTAAGAAGGCTAACTCCTTAGTGGCTGACATTCCCAAGAAACCATGTAGATGGGAGAAAGGCAGCTGTCAGCAGGAGAAAGAGGCGACTAGTAGCAGGAGACAATGGCAGATTCAGGCTTCGCTGCAGCACTCATAGATGTTGTCCTCCACGAGGGCAATGACCTGCTCGAACTTATGGTGCAGCTGAGTGCGCCGTGCAGTGGGGTTGGACTCCAGAGCGTTCACCACCTGACCGGGGCagatagaaaatgaaaaacacggCAAAGATTACTTTCAGTGGCTGTGGAGCATTCATGCATCAGGACATAGAAAGTGGAGAGGCGAGAGAGGAAAGGCAGAGCAGCCGAGGAACGGGTGAAGTGCGTGAGTCTCCTCGCTCGCCTTCACGCATGCCTCCACACCACAAAAGCATTTTCTCTTCACATATTTACAAAACCCacatctgctctgtttttcaTGCCCAATAGTTGTCACCGTGTCAGTGGGATTTATGGGCTCTTAGCAGCAGTGTGCTACCAGGCAGAGCGAACTGAGCTGAGGCGAGAGAATAGGCAATCAGAGGCCATTCACAGAGCTCTAAGCCCCTGGCCCATGTCAGTACAGTAGCATGACAGAGGAAAGCAGCTAAACTGTATTATCATGAGGGTGCTCCATTAAGGCACAGTCACCACTGACTAAGCCTCTTCAGAGAGTAGTCGCAGCAGTGAAGAAACATGGGGGAGGACAGCAGGGGCTTGAAGGGGGCTAGTTCAAAGCCAAACAGCAGATACAGTAGGAAGAGGCAACTTAACTGGCATTTAGCAGAGAAGGTAAACAACATGCTGTTTGCTTGGAGCAAGAGCTATATGTGGGCTGCAGGGGCAGCATCAGATACTGTTGCTCTATAGAAAAACATTGAACCAAACCATTTGAATATTATGGTTGAGTGACAGAATCTAGAGTTTGTTACATAAACCCACATGCACCTGATGCCCTCCACTGACATGTCACGCTCTCATACCATCACTGAATCTTTACACAACAAACAGTTATCGACTGATGCACCTTGATTGCAAGGGAAGGGCCTGTTTAAACATGAGTAGCACATCCAGTCACAATCTGGCATCTGCTCTCTTCTTTTACCTGGTTTCTGTATCTTTTGGCATATTTGTAGATTTCTGTCAAGGCCAGGGTGGTGTTGAATTCATTTCGGTATTTCTACAAAATGAACAACAAGGtgttacattaaattaaattataaagaTAGACTCCTCTGAAGAACCTTTTGAGCAATTTACTTACTCTTGACTCCTCAGCCAGATGAGCATTCATCTCCTGCTCACTCAGAGGAGGCATTTCCTGTATCTGCCGGTAGTAGCACTGCACTCTCTTCTTATACTCCGGGATCTCCTTTGCATACAGCAGCTTGTTGGTAGGAGAGTCCTAAAAAACAAAGATTGAACATGTTCACTTACATAATTTTAGTAAAATCTTCATAAGTCTTGGTATTCTGAAAGTGTAATACTGTAGTATAGTGATGAAGAAATGTCATCCTATAGTACTGTATATCAGGTCATAATATCCATGTAAGCTCATAATATGTCTGTAAGGTCATAATATCGTATGTGAAGAAAAAAGATCATAGTattgtatgtgatgaaaaaaaagATCAGCGTATAATATGTAATGaaaaaaggtcatagtatagtgtgtgataaaaaagtcatagtatagtatgttgcTTAAAtaaggtcatagtatagtatgtgatgaaaaaagatCAGAGTATAGTACGTGATGAAAAAAAGTCAtactatagtactgtatgtcactGAAAtaaggtcatagtatagtatgttgcTTAAAtaaggtcatagtatagtatgttgcTTAAAtaaggtcatagtatagtatgtaatgaaaaaaggtcatagtatagtagGAGATGAAAAAAGATCAGAGTACTgtatagtatgtgataaaaaaggtcatagtatagtactatactgtatgttgtttaaACGAGGTCATAGTATGTGAGGAAAAAaatcatagtatagtatgtagtCATAGTATGttgtaagaaaataaaaatagaataatttgtaaaaaaaaaaaatcattttttttacatggtTGCAACACATTCCAACCACAATCCATGACAATAAAAGGTCAGAGTATTTCATGTGATTCATCGGTGAAGATTCATTCAGGTGAAGTTATCCATAGTATGAGTCCTGTCAACTGgatatagtatgtgatgaaacaAAGGTTGTGTCAATATGAATAAACACATTACATATTTTACAATAGACCTTTTACAAATTACTTCTACTTCTAATAagactactactacttctaatAGATGTAACGATAAGACAATAGATGTTGTGTAAattgtaaaaaatatatttttatagaaTGATGCAACAACCTTTCATTTGATTTGAATATGATtgtacacaacaacacaactggTGCCTCGTGTCTTAATACAGAACAGTTGCATGTTGCATAAAACAAGAGGGCACTCAGAGCTTGGAGAATTCCAGTCTGACCAGTTCACTGCTGCTACTCTCTCCACAGTCACTTCAGGCTACTGCACTGGTGCCCATTCGAGCAGACAAAAAGTAGTGAGGCTAAGAGGCTGGCTTCATGTTTGACTTTAGTGTTGACTACTGTTGCAGGCGTGTCTGTGAAGGCCtttgtgtctgagtgtgtgtgaaacagaaagggatGGGGAGAAAGTAGGGCAGGGAAAGAGACGGCCAGCTCAGCTTTCAGCCTCAGTGAATGTGCTTACAGCGCA from Betta splendens chromosome 7, fBetSpl5.4, whole genome shotgun sequence encodes:
- the LOC114858310 gene encoding rhodopsin-like isoform X1; translated protein: MNGTEGPNFYVPMSNRSGAVLSPFEYPQYYLAEPWKYSLLAAYMLFLIITAFPINFLTLYVTVKHKKLRTPLNYVLLNLAVADLFMVVGGFTVTLYTALHGYFSLGVTGCNIEGFFATLGGEIALWSLVVLAVERYVVVCKPMSSFRFEDKHAIAGLAFTWIMALTCAMPPLCGWSRYIPEGMQCSCGIDYYTPKPEINNTSFVIYMFILHFSIPLFIIFFCYSRLLCTVRAAAAQQQESETTQRAEKEVTRMVIVMVISFLVCWVPYASVAWYIFANQGAEFGPVFMTAPAFFAKSAALYNPVIYILLNRQVSEVCEMLGCLSPPSGLCCKAVTKPAKLLNCMKYASVSMIHKNEIHQTQQTVFYIFLVIEHFYAVKRLQVSCISASTSLKELNASSSSD
- the LOC114858310 gene encoding rhodopsin-like isoform X2, with the protein product MNGTEGPNFYVPMSNRSGAVLSPFEYPQYYLAEPWKYSLLAAYMLFLIITAFPINFLTLYVTVKHKKLRTPLNYVLLNLAVADLFMVVGGFTVTLYTALHGYFSLGVTGCNIEGFFATLGGEIALWSLVVLAVERYVVVCKPMSSFRFEDKHAIAGLAFTWIMALTCAMPPLCGWSRYIPEGMQCSCGIDYYTPKPEINNTSFVIYMFILHFSIPLFIIFFCYSRLLCTVRAAAAQQQESETTQRAEKEVTRMVIVMVISFLVCWVPYASVAWYIFANQGAEFGPVFMTAPAFFAKSAALYNPVIYILLNRQFRNCMITTVCCGKNPFEDDEAALSKTQMSSVSTSQVAPA